The following proteins are encoded in a genomic region of Natrinema sp. DC36:
- a CDS encoding HAD-IIIA family hydrolase → MSVNAVLFDFDDTFYPYSPCNEAGKDAARATARDLGYDFDRESFEEFYQAGRRATKRELPGTAASHERFLYFKRALERRVGRPKPADALALGEAYWEAYIDEMALYPDVERTLETLRENGIDVAIVTNLTTRIQLEKLAALGLESHIDLLLTSEETGREKPGSVMFTLPLSRLDRRPSEAVMVGDDIESDIAGGNAVGLETVLFDPDGERDGEALEGNRRPDHRIDSFAALTAVVL, encoded by the coding sequence ATGAGCGTCAACGCCGTTCTCTTCGACTTCGACGACACGTTCTATCCCTACTCGCCGTGTAACGAGGCGGGAAAGGACGCCGCTCGAGCGACTGCGCGGGACCTCGGCTACGACTTCGACCGCGAGTCGTTCGAGGAGTTCTACCAGGCGGGACGCCGTGCAACGAAGCGCGAACTCCCCGGGACGGCGGCCTCCCACGAGCGCTTCCTCTACTTCAAACGCGCCCTCGAGCGCCGCGTCGGTCGCCCGAAACCGGCGGACGCGCTCGCGCTCGGTGAGGCCTACTGGGAGGCGTATATCGACGAAATGGCGCTCTATCCCGATGTCGAGCGAACCCTCGAGACGCTTCGCGAAAACGGGATCGACGTCGCCATCGTCACGAATCTCACGACGCGCATCCAACTCGAGAAACTCGCCGCACTGGGACTCGAGTCCCACATCGACCTGCTTCTCACCTCCGAAGAGACCGGCCGGGAGAAGCCGGGCTCTGTCATGTTCACGCTGCCCCTGTCGCGACTCGACCGGCGGCCGTCGGAGGCGGTGATGGTGGGTGACGACATCGAGTCTGACATCGCGGGCGGGAACGCCGTCGGGCTGGAGACGGTGCTGTTCGACCCCGACGGCGAACGCGACGGCGAGGCGCTCGAGGGGAATCGCCGGCCGGACCACAGGATAGATTCGTTCGCGGCGCTAACGGCGGTGGTACTGTGA